The Mauremys mutica isolate MM-2020 ecotype Southern chromosome 1, ASM2049712v1, whole genome shotgun sequence genome has a segment encoding these proteins:
- the LOC123366406 gene encoding killer cell lectin-like receptor subfamily B member 1B allele B isoform X3, translating into MPGSQGTLNSTTERNITVLQTTPGLPKTQPDFSTITTTARDRTAKPLQWEGHRGNYYLFSKAKEVWSSSRTECDDQSSDLVVISDRKELEFLHNKTRDADYFIGLTYSEMEKRWYWIDKTELTRSLFTLKPKTLDSENDCAVIRAGEVSPSSCHQRNQWICEKTMK; encoded by the exons ATGCCAGGCTCTCAAGGGACCCTGAATTCCACAACCGAGAGGAACATAACAG TTCTACAGACTACCCCAGGCCTGCCTAAGACACAACCTGATTTCAGCACAATCACAACTACAGCTCGCGACAGAACAG CTAAGCCCCTACAGTGGGAGGGGCACCGAGGGAATTACTACTTATTTTCTAAAGCCAAAGAGGTCTGGAGTTCCAGCCGAACAGAGTGTGATGACCAGAGCTCGGATCTAGTTGTCATCAGTGACAGAAAAGAGCTG GAGTTTCTTCATAATAAAACAAGGGATGCTGATTATTTCATTGGACTAACTTACTCAGAGATGGAGAAGAGATGGTACTGGATTGACAAGACAGAGCTTACGAGAAGCCT ATTTACTCTGAAACCAAAGACATTGGACTCTGAAAATGACTGTGCAGTTATCAGAGCTGGAGAAGTGAGTCCTTCCTCTTGTCACCAACGAAACCAGTGGATCTGTGAGAAGACAATGAAATAA